The proteins below are encoded in one region of Chryseobacterium wanjuense:
- a CDS encoding glycoside hydrolase family protein: protein MEKTFTRKEFLQTSALGIAAVVLGSSFTSLLDSDDKPYFNLKPIGRQFSLEGYYIWCSSPIWGEDGKVHLFYSRWKKEKGMGGWLNGSEICRAEADSPFDKFEHKQVILAPRGEGFWDATTCHNPLIKKVEDQYYLFFMGNSNGKTNTKRIGLATSKNLNGKWTRPDQPLLLPGKEGSWDDHCTTNPAFVKGNDGKYWLFYKSWNTHEYETQKGPVRGNRKYGLAKADSPSGPYVKVSENPVIDFSSLPNNAQLEDAFVWKQHGKFHMIARDMGFFNHEYGLHLTTKDGQQWTKPEIAYLNMKHYITEPTPPKHLNRFGRLERPMLLLDKDGKTPKFLFGATQGGVFETSTTFVFEIVNGKGDWD from the coding sequence ATGGAAAAAACTTTCACGCGTAAAGAATTTCTACAAACTTCAGCCTTGGGAATCGCGGCAGTGGTTTTGGGATCATCATTTACAAGTTTATTAGATTCGGATGACAAGCCATATTTTAATTTAAAACCTATCGGAAGACAATTTTCTTTAGAGGGTTACTATATCTGGTGCAGCTCACCGATCTGGGGTGAAGACGGGAAAGTTCATCTTTTTTATTCCCGATGGAAAAAAGAAAAAGGAATGGGTGGATGGCTCAACGGCTCTGAAATTTGCCGTGCCGAAGCAGATTCTCCATTTGATAAATTTGAGCATAAACAAGTTATTCTTGCACCGAGAGGTGAAGGTTTTTGGGATGCAACGACCTGCCACAACCCTTTGATCAAAAAAGTGGAAGATCAATATTATTTATTCTTCATGGGAAATTCTAATGGGAAAACAAATACCAAAAGGATCGGATTAGCCACTTCAAAAAACCTCAATGGTAAATGGACAAGACCCGATCAACCTTTGCTTCTTCCGGGAAAAGAAGGTTCGTGGGACGATCATTGCACGACAAATCCGGCTTTTGTAAAAGGAAACGATGGCAAATATTGGTTGTTTTATAAATCATGGAATACTCACGAATACGAAACTCAAAAAGGACCCGTTCGCGGAAACCGGAAATACGGATTGGCAAAGGCCGATTCTCCTTCAGGCCCTTACGTAAAAGTCTCTGAAAATCCTGTGATTGATTTTTCATCATTGCCCAACAATGCACAGCTGGAAGATGCTTTTGTATGGAAACAACATGGAAAATTTCACATGATAGCAAGAGATATGGGATTTTTTAATCATGAATACGGGCTGCATCTGACTACAAAAGACGGACAGCAATGGACAAAGCCGGAAATCGCATATCTTAATATGAAACATTATATCACCGAACCGACTCCGCCCAAACATCTGAACCGATTTGGAAGACTGGAACGCCCGATGCTTTTGTTGGATAAAGACGGAAAAACGCCTAAGTTTTTATTCGGAGCGACTCAGGGTGGAGTTTTTGAAACTTCTACGACTTTTGTTTTTGAGATTGTAAATGGTAAAGGAGATTGGGATTAA
- a CDS encoding formimidoylglutamase, which produces MNFEDFIISPRNFKTETWQIGNRITKDIKEDSIVLLFVSDYRGANGDAEVQDFTGIRKEFYKLSQLDFEIPIVDLGDLVSGKSVQDSHYILQEVLSACHYKRAIPVIIGGSNDFAFSLFSALNFHTKNINYTQISNIISLKQGEIINEHTFLSKIFGAKNFSIKNYHHLGYQKHLNEVDSVRLIKEVEFDIIRLAEMMNSTEKTEPFFRKADLVTVNCDAIESFSEPFSMNPQVNGLNRREICAYMKEIGLSENLKSVGIFNYNIYSENQLNHQLLAQMIWYLIEGINIQKSHPKERQYEVFYVLVDDRQYAFKRDTFSNLWYFGEDENIENCIPCSRKDFDEAKKGWLNARLTKI; this is translated from the coding sequence ATGAATTTTGAAGATTTTATCATTTCACCAAGAAATTTCAAAACTGAAACCTGGCAGATCGGAAACCGGATCACGAAAGATATAAAAGAAGACAGCATTGTTCTCCTTTTCGTGTCGGATTACAGAGGAGCGAATGGCGATGCGGAGGTGCAGGATTTTACGGGAATCAGAAAAGAATTTTACAAACTTTCACAACTGGATTTTGAAATCCCGATCGTGGATCTGGGAGATTTGGTTTCAGGAAAATCGGTTCAGGATTCTCATTATATTCTGCAGGAAGTGCTGTCGGCCTGTCATTACAAAAGAGCGATTCCGGTGATTATCGGCGGTTCGAATGACTTTGCTTTTTCCCTTTTTTCTGCGTTGAATTTTCACACAAAAAATATCAATTATACCCAGATCAGCAATATTATTTCCCTTAAACAAGGGGAAATTATTAATGAACATACTTTTTTAAGTAAAATTTTCGGAGCAAAGAATTTTTCAATTAAAAATTATCATCATTTAGGGTATCAGAAACATTTAAATGAAGTTGATTCCGTAAGATTAATTAAAGAAGTGGAGTTTGACATTATCCGTCTGGCCGAAATGATGAATTCTACGGAAAAAACAGAACCTTTTTTCAGAAAAGCAGATTTGGTGACGGTAAATTGTGATGCGATTGAAAGTTTCAGTGAACCTTTTTCGATGAATCCACAGGTAAATGGGCTCAACAGAAGAGAAATCTGTGCTTATATGAAAGAAATCGGATTAAGCGAAAATCTGAAATCGGTTGGGATTTTTAATTATAATATTTACTCCGAAAATCAATTGAATCACCAGCTTCTCGCACAAATGATCTGGTATCTGATAGAAGGAATTAATATCCAGAAATCTCACCCGAAAGAAAGACAATACGAGGTATTTTATGTGCTTGTTGACGACAGGCAATATGCTTTTAAGCGTGATACTTTCAGTAATCTGTGGTATTTCGGGGAGGATGAAAACATAGAAAATTGTATTCCCTGCTCAAGGAAAGATTTTGACGAAGCCAAAAAAGGCTGGCTGAATGCACGACTGACGAAAATTTAA
- a CDS encoding glycosyltransferase family 2 protein, with protein MTNVPSKVSIIVPVYNVENYLAKCLDSLINQTHQNIEILVVNDGSKDNSEQIIQEYAQKYPEKIKPFSKENGGLSDARNFGIDRATGDYLGFVDSDDYVTSTMFEEMITLAEKHQAKMVICNIQKVDQNGNITQRLTQIPNMPEKIDLEKNFSVFSDLSYFACNKLFKKELFHEKRFKKGAHFEDIQLIPQLLLECKVLAQTQNFHYQYLERTDSITKTHTERGLDILKAVEDVEQVFKTSQYSKKREELKNFQIFEGVYSFLAYLAFVKDAETFYEMSHKLKLFMKERDIKIKDILKYSRFDKNYLLSLPLKKKIFYLLFFAGQKKLIRKLI; from the coding sequence ATGACAAACGTTCCCTCAAAAGTTTCCATCATTGTTCCCGTTTATAATGTAGAGAATTATCTGGCAAAATGCCTCGATTCTCTGATCAACCAAACCCATCAGAATATCGAAATACTGGTGGTGAATGATGGAAGTAAAGACAATTCTGAGCAGATTATCCAAGAATATGCTCAAAAATATCCTGAAAAAATTAAGCCTTTTAGTAAAGAAAATGGAGGATTAAGCGATGCCCGCAATTTTGGAATTGACAGAGCGACAGGAGATTATCTTGGTTTTGTAGACAGCGATGATTATGTAACATCGACGATGTTTGAAGAAATGATAACCCTTGCAGAAAAACATCAGGCAAAAATGGTGATCTGTAATATTCAAAAAGTTGATCAAAACGGAAATATTACTCAACGACTGACGCAAATTCCGAATATGCCGGAAAAAATTGACCTTGAAAAGAATTTTTCTGTTTTTTCTGATTTGAGTTATTTTGCCTGTAACAAACTTTTTAAAAAAGAACTTTTTCATGAAAAAAGGTTCAAAAAAGGGGCTCATTTTGAAGATATTCAATTGATTCCGCAGCTTTTATTGGAGTGTAAAGTGCTGGCTCAGACCCAGAATTTCCATTATCAATACCTTGAAAGGACGGATTCTATTACGAAAACCCATACAGAAAGAGGTCTTGATATTTTAAAGGCTGTAGAAGATGTAGAACAGGTTTTTAAAACGTCTCAATACTCAAAAAAAAGGGAAGAACTTAAAAATTTTCAGATTTTTGAGGGAGTTTATTCTTTTTTAGCATATTTGGCTTTTGTGAAAGATGCAGAAACTTTTTACGAAATGTCTCATAAATTGAAGCTTTTCATGAAAGAAAGAGACATAAAAATTAAAGATATATTAAAGTATAGTCGTTTTGATAAAAATTATCTGTTATCTTTGCCTCTGAAAAAAAAGATATTTTATCTGTTATTTTTTGCGGGGCAGAAAAAATTGATAAGAAAATTAATTTAG
- a CDS encoding glycosyltransferase family 4 protein, producing the protein MKNFELFLTQSGIPIFYVKVGLGFLFSFLITFFSVPTIIKISRRKNLMDEPGVRSSHLRKIPNLGGIAIFYSIGICASIFAYELFDLYKFLFASLIILLYIGVMDDIVVMRAYKKLVAQIVVAALIVIGSDIRIRSLFGIFGIYEMEYLVSVLFSITTFIILINAFNLIDGIDGLAGGYSIICSALFGISYYRLGEYNYPLVVLSAVIIGAVLAFLYYNLSNYRTNKIFMGDTGSMLLGCLLAFTSICFIDIFIDRELPNIPKYHLQSAPVVAVAILILPIVDTLNVIIIRLANKKSPFDADKNHIHHKLLKLNLTHRRSSFYIILYYLFVVAVAYYLRHMNVNLLLLIVVSLGFFGAYLPDFIYLLKNNKKTNN; encoded by the coding sequence ATGAAGAATTTTGAATTGTTCTTAACTCAATCGGGCATTCCTATTTTTTATGTAAAGGTAGGACTGGGTTTTTTATTCTCATTCCTAATCACGTTTTTTTCCGTTCCCACCATTATTAAAATTTCCAGAAGGAAAAACTTAATGGACGAACCGGGCGTGAGAAGTTCCCATCTTCGAAAAATTCCCAATCTGGGAGGAATTGCTATTTTTTATTCCATAGGAATCTGCGCATCCATTTTTGCGTACGAACTTTTCGATTTGTACAAATTTTTGTTTGCATCTCTTATCATTCTCCTTTACATCGGTGTAATGGATGATATTGTAGTTATGAGAGCTTATAAAAAACTTGTGGCTCAGATTGTTGTTGCCGCACTTATTGTGATAGGTTCGGATATCAGGATTAGAAGCTTATTCGGGATATTCGGGATCTATGAAATGGAATATTTGGTAAGTGTATTATTCAGTATCACAACATTTATTATCCTTATTAATGCTTTTAATCTCATAGACGGGATTGATGGCCTTGCCGGAGGGTATTCTATCATCTGCAGTGCACTTTTCGGGATAAGCTATTACAGATTAGGCGAGTATAATTATCCTTTGGTAGTTTTATCGGCCGTAATAATTGGGGCGGTTCTGGCGTTTTTATATTATAATTTGTCAAATTACAGAACCAATAAAATATTTATGGGAGACACAGGATCGATGCTTTTAGGCTGTTTACTGGCATTTACTTCGATCTGTTTTATTGATATTTTTATAGACAGAGAGCTTCCCAACATTCCAAAATATCACTTACAATCGGCACCGGTAGTGGCTGTTGCCATTCTTATCCTTCCGATTGTAGACACCCTGAATGTGATTATTATAAGGCTTGCCAACAAAAAATCACCTTTTGATGCAGACAAAAATCACATCCATCACAAATTATTAAAACTCAATCTTACTCACAGAAGATCAAGCTTTTATATTATTTTATATTATCTTTTTGTAGTCGCTGTAGCCTATTATCTGAGACATATGAATGTAAATCTGCTATTATTAATTGTAGTTTCCCTAGGCTTTTTTGGAGCTTATCTGCCAGATTTTATTTATCTTTTGAAGAATAATAAAAAGACTAACAATTAA
- a CDS encoding polysaccharide biosynthesis/export family protein codes for MKNFKNLFLLILPFLITTSCITTKDVRYMQPNESLVINEEGLVPYNIPVYRITKNDILNLNIVTTPKGDAAQFYSSLNTSGSTVTPGTNSVGSGNGMAMGSIGGNNGNTGGNVIFYFNGLKVDSNGEINIFGIGYVKAEGRTIDEISTEIQDKVNENFQEGKSQVRLNINGITFYVLGDVETTGVTGEKVVHKNTLTITEALAISGGLNRTIDRKNIVIHRKLPEGIKIARIDLTREDVMNSPYYYVQNGDEIYLNTRAKSLNGFGKDPIQTLTTGVSVITTALSIYLLLKNL; via the coding sequence ATGAAGAATTTTAAAAATTTATTCCTTTTAATCTTACCTTTTCTGATTACGACATCTTGTATCACAACCAAAGATGTGCGGTATATGCAGCCCAATGAAAGTCTTGTAATCAACGAAGAAGGTTTAGTTCCCTATAATATTCCCGTTTATAGAATTACTAAAAATGATATTTTAAACCTTAATATTGTGACCACTCCGAAAGGGGATGCAGCACAATTCTATTCATCCCTGAATACTTCTGGATCTACTGTTACTCCGGGAACGAATTCTGTCGGATCCGGAAACGGAATGGCAATGGGATCTATTGGAGGTAATAATGGAAATACAGGAGGAAACGTTATCTTTTATTTTAACGGATTAAAAGTGGACTCCAACGGAGAAATTAATATTTTCGGTATAGGATATGTAAAAGCAGAAGGCAGAACCATCGACGAAATCAGTACTGAGATTCAGGATAAAGTAAATGAAAACTTCCAGGAAGGAAAATCTCAGGTGAGATTAAACATCAACGGAATTACGTTCTATGTTTTAGGAGATGTTGAAACAACAGGTGTTACCGGTGAGAAAGTAGTACATAAAAATACGCTTACCATTACTGAGGCTCTAGCAATCAGTGGTGGATTAAACAGAACTATTGACAGAAAGAATATCGTCATCCACAGAAAATTACCGGAAGGGATCAAGATTGCAAGAATAGATCTTACCCGTGAAGATGTAATGAATTCGCCGTACTATTATGTACAAAACGGTGACGAAATCTACCTGAATACAAGAGCGAAAAGCTTAAACGGATTCGGAAAAGATCCTATCCAGACGCTTACAACGGGAGTTTCTGTAATCACGACGGCTTTATCAATTTATCTACTTCTAAAAAACCTTTAA
- a CDS encoding exopolysaccharide transport family protein translates to MIPGKNEALEKNDSQKEKYGSFSLFDIEHFLRRVLKNWYWFVLMLFMGYALSWIYAKYYAQNIYASDLSLSVSNNTASYFTPTNQSFNFIWGQGGNQDGVYLKKLLLSRSHNEYLVKELDLFVNYSTKGVIKSTYLDKDDSPVFLQIDKSHPQQLSYPITLIPKSGNTYEVVLPDEGQSTNLYSYVAEGFVNINPYERPANKIIKIGEWYNSPNLRFRLIANPVMPKIQFTNIIVNLNSVNQSVNDIVSTVGVEFDKEINTIMIITKKGYNLNSTVNFLNKSVSELQKKRLADKLTVDRNTAVYLQGNLNTIRKKLDSSANLLNYMKTTEKLYDIKDRDEKSLTRIKELEAKKADIESKLSSLNMIKQSLESQNFDKMISTNAAGFQDGLFTASVSELKALYLKKREMATIYTPNSEPMKEIDRLINEAKMGSTGSLRTYYNTYYNEINRINNEVANANSDLDSYPEKQRKYLDAERGYNMIEATYNSLLGRQNETQMRMATNQSDISVIDPAKNVGQPPIGPNIKAAKAGIIGGLLILPLLFILVGEFLDSKIRNIKELLNATRIPLLGVIGNNTNENMLTVLDQPKSSVAEAFRGIRANVRFLSGENGKSKVILVTSSIGGEGKTYVSINLASVLGLSDKKTILLGMDLRKPKIFGDFQIDNKYGISNYLTGEVEIDQIINKTRIPNLDVATSGPIPPNPSELLMSERNIKFIEDLKERYDFIIIDSPPVGLVADSYELMKYSDANMYVVRHEYTEKYMLKMISEKYHNGEIEHLGLVYNDYNTKQGYGYGYGYGYGYGYGYGYFDEDKNYKEPLLIRIRNKVQSIFNKK, encoded by the coding sequence ATGATTCCAGGAAAAAACGAAGCTTTAGAGAAGAATGATTCTCAGAAGGAAAAATACGGTTCTTTCTCATTATTTGATATTGAACATTTTTTAAGAAGGGTTTTAAAGAATTGGTATTGGTTTGTGCTTATGCTTTTTATGGGCTATGCACTCTCTTGGATATATGCTAAATATTACGCTCAGAATATCTATGCATCCGATTTATCTTTAAGTGTTTCGAATAATACGGCAAGTTATTTTACGCCTACCAATCAGTCTTTCAACTTTATCTGGGGACAAGGCGGAAATCAGGATGGGGTTTATCTGAAAAAATTGCTTCTTTCAAGATCACATAATGAATATTTGGTGAAAGAATTGGATCTTTTTGTGAACTATTCTACCAAAGGAGTGATCAAATCTACTTATTTGGATAAAGATGACTCTCCGGTATTTTTGCAAATTGATAAAAGTCATCCTCAACAGTTGAGTTATCCCATCACTTTGATACCTAAAAGTGGTAACACTTACGAGGTTGTTTTACCCGACGAAGGCCAATCTACAAACCTTTACAGCTACGTTGCCGAAGGTTTTGTAAATATTAATCCTTATGAAAGACCGGCAAACAAAATCATAAAAATCGGAGAATGGTACAATTCTCCCAATTTAAGATTCAGGCTGATTGCCAATCCTGTAATGCCTAAAATACAGTTTACTAATATTATTGTTAATTTAAACTCTGTAAACCAATCGGTTAATGATATTGTTTCTACTGTCGGAGTAGAATTTGACAAGGAAATTAATACGATTATGATTATTACTAAAAAAGGGTATAATCTTAATAGTACAGTAAACTTCCTGAACAAATCGGTAAGTGAGTTACAGAAAAAAAGACTGGCAGATAAACTTACAGTTGACAGAAACACAGCGGTTTACCTGCAGGGAAATCTTAATACGATCAGAAAAAAACTTGATTCGAGTGCTAATCTTCTGAATTATATGAAGACCACCGAGAAGCTTTATGATATCAAAGACAGAGATGAAAAATCCTTAACAAGAATTAAAGAGCTTGAAGCCAAAAAAGCAGATATTGAAAGCAAGCTGAGTTCTTTAAATATGATTAAGCAAAGTCTTGAATCTCAGAATTTTGATAAAATGATCAGTACAAATGCTGCTGGTTTTCAGGATGGTCTTTTCACGGCATCTGTTTCGGAATTAAAAGCTCTTTATCTTAAGAAAAGAGAAATGGCTACCATTTATACTCCGAATTCTGAACCGATGAAGGAGATTGACAGATTGATCAATGAAGCAAAAATGGGTTCTACAGGCTCTTTAAGAACTTATTACAATACGTATTACAACGAAATCAACAGAATCAATAATGAAGTAGCAAATGCTAATTCAGACCTGGATTCTTATCCTGAAAAGCAAAGAAAATATCTGGATGCGGAAAGAGGGTATAACATGATTGAGGCGACCTACAACAGCTTGTTGGGAAGACAAAATGAAACACAGATGAGAATGGCTACAAACCAGTCGGACATCAGTGTGATTGACCCTGCGAAAAATGTTGGGCAGCCGCCGATCGGTCCGAATATAAAGGCTGCAAAAGCCGGAATTATCGGAGGATTGTTGATTTTACCTTTGTTATTTATTTTAGTGGGAGAATTCCTGGACAGCAAGATCAGAAATATCAAAGAATTGCTTAATGCTACAAGAATTCCGTTGCTGGGCGTTATCGGAAATAATACCAACGAAAATATGCTTACAGTGCTGGATCAGCCTAAATCTTCTGTTGCAGAAGCATTCAGGGGAATCAGGGCAAATGTAAGATTCCTGTCCGGAGAAAACGGAAAAAGTAAAGTTATTCTCGTTACTTCGTCTATCGGAGGGGAAGGGAAAACTTATGTTTCCATCAATTTGGCTTCAGTTCTTGGTTTAAGCGACAAAAAGACGATTCTATTGGGAATGGATTTAAGAAAGCCAAAAATTTTCGGTGATTTTCAAATTGATAATAAATATGGTATTTCAAACTACCTTACGGGCGAAGTGGAAATAGACCAGATTATTAATAAAACCAGAATTCCAAATCTTGATGTGGCTACTTCGGGGCCGATTCCGCCAAATCCATCAGAACTTTTGATGAGTGAAAGGAATATTAAGTTTATTGAAGACCTTAAAGAAAGATACGATTTCATCATTATCGACTCTCCGCCGGTAGGTCTGGTTGCCGATTCTTATGAGCTGATGAAGTATTCTGATGCCAATATGTATGTAGTTCGCCACGAATATACGGAGAAATATATGCTAAAAATGATCTCCGAAAAGTATCATAATGGAGAAATTGAGCATCTTGGGCTTGTGTATAATGACTATAATACGAAGCAGGGATATGGCTACGGATACGGTTATGGCTACGGCTATGGCTATGGTTACGGCTATTTTGATGAAGATAAAAATTATAAAGAACCATTGTTGATAAGAATTAGGAATAAAGTTCAATCAATATTCAATAAAAAATAA